The segment tggttgagagaCTGATGTTCGATCATCTGCTCACTTAGATTAAAGAGAGCTAAGGTCGGGTACTTCGGGAGCGTCGGCAGAATCCTGCCTGCACTAACAAAAAAGTGACTGAcgaatcagaggctgcaaagctgGAGCGTCCCTAAGGACGATGCCcccctatcaattcttggtgcgtccctatcaattgcctttCGTAACCCTAAACTAACGCCCAAGGTCATCCAGCACAAGTACTGTAATGAAAACGCCAAGCATTACCGGCTGGTAAACTATAGAAAAGCCTTAGAACTAAGTGCTTACTATTAACCGGTATATACCACAACATGACGAGCTATTGACGCGCAGTGGCGTTAGGCGCCCACTATCCCATCAGACACGCTCCATAAGATGAAAACTAAACATCTCATATTTTTAGACGCTACTTAAGCGctaattattacttttagaATGATATAAGTGGATAGTACAGTACAATGTTGAACAGGCTCAGCTTGCATGAAGCACAAATAGCCTTATAATATTCATTTAGACTACACTTATGAATTAAGAGGGATAGAGATTTGCAGGTTTTTGAAGTACTAAATCCGTTCAGCATGAGACAGAGTGTTTCATCCGGTCTAGAAATTGCGGACCGCCGCAAAATAACGGAGTGGATTGTGGCTTGTTGGTCTGGATTTCTTTAGAGGTGCCCACTAAATGTTAATCGTTGAAGCTTAAGGGCGGGTACTATATGTGTGAAGCTAGTGATAGCCTCTAATACCAAGTGCTAGACACTGAGTAATATTTGGCATTGAAGTATGCCTTAATGTTTGTTTCAAGTTGGTGTACTATATAGTTACCTGTTGGCAAAAGAGTACTGGTTTCCTTTTAGGCAAGTTGCAGCATATAAAATTAGGGCTCATAACTTTCAGCCGGATCGCAATGGAAGATAGAACACAAGCTAAGTAAATTAATTTTAGCGCCACACAGCGCAAGACTTGTCATTTTATTCTCAGGTGACTTGCGCCATCGACACTATATATATCTCGTGCCTACATTTTGATCCTCGACCTGCAAGTGGTCTGATTAACAAACTGCTCAAACTGATACTCTATCCGGAACATACATGGCGGATCTGCAACCTGAATCAATGAATAGACCGTCAGCAGTGGAGCAAAGTCAAACGCTAATAGTCGCTAAGACAAACAATCACCTCACGGGTCACAAAACTACTAAGTTGCAAAGATCGACACAGAACCAGGTCTTTTGGGTTCTTCGAGCCCTTTTCGGCGTTGTAGGCGCTATTCTTTACACTGCATTATACATCGTTATTATATTTGTTTATGTTCGACGCCGTGGCGACAATAATGTGATCGACTCACCCTACCCTGTTAACGCAAAGATCGTTTCAGGCCTCTGGTTCGTTTTCTCAGTCTTCATTCTGGACTTGAGCCGTATAGGACTGTCGGCTTGCGAAGCCGCAGGTTTAACTTTGATATCTTTCGCGCCTTCAACAGCTGTGAAGCTTTTATGGCATGCTGATAAGTCTTGGTGCACGGTGACTGGGTTGCTTAGCGTTATAACCACAGCGGTCACTCTTTTGTGGCAAAGGCTCAAGGATGACAGGATTAGACCCTCGCGATCTTTCCCTGGGAGACTGTGGTGGATTCTTTTGTTCATACATGCTCCACTGTGGATTGCCGCACCGCTGTCTGGTTTAACGTTTAGTCTGGGCACTATATCGACACTTACCGCCAACGACTTCTCAGTCATTGGTGTTAACGAGTCAACTTTCGACTTGCGGGGATGGACGACAGTTATGGACGTTGCGGTTATTCGCTGGTCTCAAAACCTACAGACAACCCCGAAAGCACCAAACATCTTCTACGCGCCGGCAGGTTCGCAGCACGTTAGTCAGACATTTTACAACGACAGAATCAGTACATTTCAGGATGGTGACTCGATTTCCTTCTTCGCAGCTCCTGAGGCCGATTCCCTACTGAACGGCACTGCATGGGGCTTGAAAGGCAATATCAGCTGTCGACTGGTCAACCCACTTAAAGACCTGCAGTTGCTTACAGTTCGGGATCTGGGAGATTTTTCTAATACTACTTCCGGGCCTGTTGGATATAAAGAATCGTTCGATATTTATGGCGCCAGCTCCGCAATTCTTGcagccagcaacagcagtTCCGAACAATTCAGGTCCAAAGGCGAAGATGGCTACAGTTACCCTAGTAGTGTGAAGGGAACGGATGGACAACCTGTTCATGACAGTCAATTGGAAATTGTCATGTGGCAATATTACAACACGTCCGATGTTGAGGATCCTACTATGAAAAAAATGAGAAACCGAGACGTGGTGGTGGCCAGCCCTCTTCCTGAGCCATCCGCAAATCCCGACATCCTGGCTTTTGGCTTGTCATTCCAAATACAGTCCTCTGTTGGTTATGCCGAAATATCAGCTAGACAAAGAACTTACTCCAACTTTCGGTGGTTTGGAAGTTCGCCCGTCCTGAGGAATGAGACTTATGGACTTGACCCGGACTGCCCGGGTTGCTTGTCTGACGAAGTCCATTGCGACGATCTAAAACAGTTGCAATGTCAGaaccaagaacaaaaaaATCAGCAAATGATGCAAACGATCTCGGCGAGACATATAATTATGTTGGAAAACTTGATACTGGCCGCCCTTACTTGTGAAAAGATGGGCGGATCCATGGTACCACAGACTTGCTTCAATGCCTGGTACATGGCGAATGTTGCAACAGGTGGAAAACTGTACGCACATAGGTATGATTCCGAATTACAGGCCCCGGCACTTAGTCCCGAGCGCATGCGGCTAGCAGTGTTGAAACTAGCCGGCGAATTGGCGGCCGCGATGATGGGACCTGGGGTGGAACCATTTAAGGGAGATCTGTCGGGCGTCCAGACCATTAGGGCACTTAAACCTGGTGTCATCAATTGGAAACCAATCCTGGCATTGCTCTGTCTTTGGACGCTCGCTGTCACTATCTCGACAGCTTTCTTCCTATTTAGAGGATGCGACGCACCTTTACTAGATGGGTACCAGTTGTTTAAGGTTGGGGCTGAATGGGGCGAGGAGGTTAAAGGAGCGGCACAAGATAACTTCCAGTTCTGCGAGGTGCTTCAGGCAGTTCCAAAGAGGGAAGACTTTGAAAACAGTTTTAAAGGACGACCGTTTGGGATTATTGGAGAGACTCTTAGAAGGAGAGAACGGGGATTAAAACACAGAGAATGTTAGGGTTATTAAATTAGTGAGTTAGGGTAAGTATTAGCTATTTTAGctaacgtggttgataagcaagtgggacagacaagcaagtgggACAGCATACTGTACAGCaaaaaatagcttaccctataacacttagctaccttaaataaaatagctaaaaatccgaaaaaatatttttataaataaataactataggttatataaatatattttttgtagatttttagctattttattttatataataaagcttatttacacagtGCAAAGAgtataaataagcttttttatatataatttaaataataaattaactataattattctattaataatatagcttttttatatagttaaatatataacttttaaattttagctattttaggcttagtttggattttatattagcttttcAAAACTGGCTTTTAAGGTATAGGTTAAGCTGTCACGCTTACTTGTCTGTCCCACTtacttatcaaccacgttatagttaaatattaaggtaaattgcattttatttatttccttCTGTATGTAATTGCTTTTATGCTTACTGCTTAAGGTTTAAAGTAAACTTTATGCTTTTTTTATACTATATAGAATTAACTGAAAGCTActtattaagcttataagaataagtaGTAACTGtcctttttaataataatatttattagccTTTTAAGttagttttataattatcttttaatactatttaataacgtgtatgataagcgagtgggCCAGAAATCTTACCCTTCAAAAGATAAACTATCATAAAAACATAATAAACTAtctaatcaattaaaactactcaTTATTCTCTTCCCTAGATATCTCAGTTACTACCTGACAggttcttgcattatgcccagTCTTGCCGCATATTCCACAATGCCTTTCCCTCGGTCGCGCCGAACTTCCctgaccaccacttctcgacgattcggccactacctgcgtatTAACatctatctgatcaattagtTCCTGACCTCCCCCTACTGTTAGTacccctcctttctgtaatcgggttctttttgccctgcGGCGTCGGCTTAGTGCCTCATTTGCCTGTCGAAGTTCTCGGTTCTCTGCAGATAATATGGTAACCTTGTGATATATTCTGGTTGCTGCCTTTGCAAGAGACTTTGAAGCCTCTATAATTGACTCTTGGGAGCTACTTTTATGTCCTCTGATTCGCCTTTCGAGGTATTCAGATTGAGATTTTACCTCACGGACTGTATTTGGGGTCTTTGGAACCCAAGAGGTGCATGCGctagcctcctcctcaataggtgttggagtccgtagctTTACATCAAGTTTTGAGATCACATTTTCTGGGTTAAGAGGAACAAGCccggctcctctaaaacccccTTTGATATTGCTCTCCGTCATAGTGGCTTGAAAGGCGGCATAAAAGGCCGGGAGGAACTCGGTCTTCgaaatataggttatagagCTTTTCATCAtatgctctatttctcgactATAAGCCCTCTTAAGGggcccaaagcacccgacgtcaagaggctgaagtagatgagacgCATGAGCCGGCATACAAAGCGTAATAATATTGTTCTCCTTGCAATATAGCTCAAAGTCGACGGaatggtgactttcgtggccatcgaggatcagaagacgataggtACCAATTGTTCGCTTCAATGAACATCGGTTAAAGTGTTTTAGCCACTCGAGACCAGTCCCGttatctgtccagccattttgagTCGTGGCGATGGCCCAATCGCCCGGGATGTTGCATTCTTAATACCAATTCTGTAGGTGATTTTGGCCCGCAACCACGATGAACGGCTCGATCGCCCAGCCTACTGCATTGATCGCTTGGATCACTGTAACCCATTCtcggtttccaggctgtaATTCTTTAGGCCGTCCATGCCTCTCTATACATGTAATGACCATACTGGTTAAGAAaacgcccatcataaagccggtctcatcaaagttccagatatcatctgagtGGATACCATACTTCGCGATCGTGTTCTGTACGAGCCTAAACCAGTTGCGAATAATAGTTGGATCTTCACATTTGGCCCTCtgatagtcatatctccgctGAAAACGTATCCTGAGTAGTGGTTGTCGCTTGACGAAATTCATAGCCCAGCGCGAGCCGACGCGTGGCGCGTCGCGGTCATCAAGCAGTCGAttagccatttcttcaacaccacgcAGTCGCGGGGGAtatcctcgcgaatctaggtcgaTAATGAACTCAAGAAGAGTATCTTCTTCTAGTTCAGATAGCTTCCGTGAGTTAGGCATAGTATCGCGTCGAGATTGAACCCCTTGCTGGCGGCGACGTAAGGTATTACGATTGACTGTGTAGATTTCTGCGGCGCGTCAGATACTTAGTTTTGGATTAtcttgaagggcctgaagtgCAAGATTAAGATTAGCCTCGTAGTTTGGTTGTGACATATCTGATTGTTGAGAACTAACTGATAAAGTAGAGAAGATGGAAGGTGAAGGATTTTTGGcccactcgcttatcatacACGTTAATACCTAGACCCGAATATCGGCGTGcctgttggtgttgaagtaAGGAGAATCCTCcccatcctcgtcctcataGGCATCCTCACCCATCTCGGCATCTGAACTTAGCAGATCCACAATCTCCTGGCCGTTACCCCCAGAGCGCTTGGGATCCATGACCTCACGGTAACCGCTGTAGTATCTCCACAAGATAAGTAGAATCTCCGGTCCATGAATCATGACTTTGTCAGGCTGGATGCCTGGAATCTTAGACATCTTGTCAAGAGAAGTTGTCCACTGTATGGCCATGACCCGAAGCATCTTCTCGGTAAACAGTGGTGATCTGAGCCCTTCCCGCTTTCGGATTTTCTCCCCTGCTACCTTTGCTTCCCGGACGAAATCGTCAACAATATCCCGGTGTATTTCGTTCAAGTCCTTCAACTCGGCACTGATGGACATTAGAAGCCCAGGCGATCGCGAGGGCGGCTTCAGTGGTTGGTGGTCAGGCAGCGCTTCAAAggcctcttcatcctcgtcatcgttTATCATAAACCTATCATTCGCATAGCCGTTCAAAGTCATGGAGCCATTCTCATCGTCGCTTTTCACGGTAAgagttttctttttccatcGCCCAACAGGTAAAGACACATATAGCGACGGCATGGCCGTCACATCCTGATCCTTCGGCTTCTTACTGGCTTGCTTCGACCGGGTCTTGGAAAGCTTGTTAGTCGCGCTCTCTTCCTGCACTTGAATCGATAACATGAGCTTCCGTTGCCCTGAGAGAAACAGGCGGTATGTCGATCCGAGTTTCAAATACTGGATTGCCATGCCATGATGTCCGACTTGGTTGTTCTCATGAAATGCCTTCTCGGCTAACAGATTGTCGAGTACTCGAATAAGCTCATGCCTCTTGAGGTTCTTTGCCATTCCATACCAGTCGTCTGAGCTACGTGCCTCATGGGGGGGTACTTCCTCCCCATGAGGATGTCGGCGCATTGCACCGCAGTAATCCGCCTCTGCGCCTGAACAACCCTGATGGCTGCAATGGCATCCTCAGAAAATTCTCGTTGTTCAAAGATTAAACCAGCTTTGCAATTGTCGCAAGTCTTGCGGCACTGCTCTGCACTCAAGTCCTCGCCAAAATAGCGAAGAATTTCAACCCGACGGCAATCAGACTTGTTGTCACAAAACGCCGTGACACGGTTAAGCATAGTCATCTGGCGCTCCTTTTGCTCATTGTTACCCTCACCATCAGCGATCAACTTTTTCAGGATCCTTATATCCTGCTTGCCATAGAAAAGAATGCAATCGGAGGGTTCTCCGTCTCTGCCTGCGCGACCCGTCTCCTGATAGTATCCATCCAAGGTTTTTGGAAGTCCGTGGTGTATGACAAACCTCACGTCTGGCTTGTCGATGCCCACGCCGAACGCAATTGTTGCAACGACAATCTTGACCTGGCCCTGCTGCCAGGCAGTTGtacctcaaccttctctgGGGGTCGAGGCCTGCGTGGTAGTGCCTGGCGGTGATTCCTTGGATCGAAAGACTCTCCGCAACTTTTTCTGCGTTCTTTCGTGTGACCGTGTAGACAATCCCACTCTGATTCGCATATTTGGACATGATCAGCGACGCGATCTCGTCCATACATTTGGCATTCGTTGTCTTTCCGTGAACCTCGTAGTGTAGATTTGGACGATTGAAGCTTTGTGAGAACGTTTGGCAGTTGTCCATTCCGAGATTGTGCCTAATGTCGATGATGACGTTCTGTGTCGCGGTGGCTGTGAGAGCCATGACCGGCACTCCAGGATATCTCTGGCGGACTTCGCCCAAAGTTTTGTAGTCTGGCTGGAAATCATGGCCCCATTGACTGACGCAGTGAGCCTCATCAATGATGATGCGTGCAAGTTTACCTTTGTGATGCAGGGTTCGCATCCCCTTGTTGAAGGTAGTGTTCTTGCTCACCATTTCGGGGTTAACATACAGGAGCTCAATGTAGTCCTCTGGGCTTCTCTTCTCGAAAGCAGTCATAACCTGTCTCTTATATTCAGCAGAGTACTCGCCATTGAAAGCGACAGCCTGAATGCCTAGAGCTTTCATGTGGTCAACTTGATCTTGCATCAAACTGAGCAATGGCGACACCACAATGGTGATACCCTGAGTCTTGCCAGTTTTGATAACGGCAGGTAATTGGTAGCATAAAGACTTGCCGCCACCCGTTGGCATAAGGACGAAGGCATCTTTACCTCCCAATGTTGCATTAATAGCCTCAAGCTGATTATGGCGGAATCCTGTCATTCTGAACCGGTCTTTGAGCATCCTTTGAACTTCAGGTGACCACGGATGTTTCATCAGCTCGGCAGGGATTGACTCTGGCGCTACTGACGTCAATAGCTTCTTTGACGAGGTTAGAGGCTTTGCAACAGCTCCAGCATTACCAGTTGTCACCGAGACGACTTCTCTAAAGTCTTGCGAAATGGGAACGTGGGACTGACGGGTCTCATAATCCTGTGCAAAAGCAAGCATCTCCTCATCGTGTCTGAAGTCACTAAATTCATCGCCAGGGTGACGACGTGTCGCTTGAGGCGGACTTCGACTGACTGGTGCTAAGTTTCTTACAGCTTTAAGCACTGACGGGAGCTGGAGTTCATCTAGACTAGAGAAGCCGTCGTCATCGACATCAAATTCTGCATCCACAGGCATGGGATCTGCCATTGATGATCTCGTCGCCGGTCTTGACTGATAAGGTGCATTTGAGGGTTTCGCGGTGTCTTTGGGAAAAGAGGAGCCCCAACAGCGTTGTTTCCCTGGGAGATAACACTCCTCCTTTACGAGGCCTCAATCCTCGATGTTGCTGGGTACTGCCGGTTCTCAGAAGCTTTGGGCAGCTGAGTCTCATGAGCCACTCGCGTACCCATCTCGCTTGCTAGTGTGGCAACATTGGACATCATAGACATGTTGGCACTCTTTTGAAACATTGGTTGAGTGTCCTTCACAATGACTGATGCAGGAGGGCGACCATGCGTTGGTTTCTGGACAGTCCCAAGGAAGTTAGCTACATCTAGCCCAGTGCCATCGATTGTTTTGAGTAAGACATGCTCCACCGCTTGGATTTCATCGATGAGGTCATCAAGTCGaacttcgtcctcatccgTGTCAAGGCCTTCGGCTCAGGCTTGAGTAATGATTTGGGTAAGCTCTTCGCGTTTCCTACAAAGTGCCCTATACTCATCCGTTGGGGCAGTGAGTTGTTTGAAGGCCTTCTGTGGTCGTAACGATCGCTCTTTTTCTGACTTAACCTCACTTCGCTTCTCCTTCGGCGAGCGCTCATGAGTCGCTTTTATGAAATTCTTATCGTTTTGCTGAATGAGCTTTTCCATGAATTGACTCCACTTAGTCAAGGTCAATGGTTGAGAACTCAACTGATTCAGAAGAAACAATGTTTGACTTGATTCGGGATGGGTTTTACGGGGAAGTTCATTGAAAGAATTTCCAGGGGTAGCCTTGGCGGTCTGCGAGCTGTTTGACGCGATGGCGCGCACTCTAGGGGCGGCTATTCCTGGAGTAATGAGGCGTTGGGAGAGCGAAGCAAAGTCTGGCTGGACTGCAGGCATAACTGTCGGTCCTGCATGAGTACAAATTTGTGCTGGTTTGTTCGTAGGGACTTTCAAGACGGCGATTGAGCTATTATGGGAAGGGGGCATCAAAAATTCTCCGTCGGAGTCAGGAATGAATGGCTCATCCCTGCCATCCTCGATTCGAGGAGGAAGCGAGTTGGTCTGATGGACTGGATTGGAAGCTTCAGAATTAACAGCAGACTCCTTCAAAGGGCTTGTTAGTCCCTTTGAGGGATGTTGAGTGTCGATGACAGGTAACGCTTTCCGAGGGGATTGCTCATGAGCAAGCGGGGTCCCCTTGTTGCCCTATTGACGTACTTCTAACCGGTATGCACCAGTTGTACGGGCCCATCTGTCTATTCGCATAGCCCTGAAAGGTCTGCTGGGCCTAGCTATGATGACAGGTATCCTCTGTACGATCTCACACCGGAGCGTGGACTTTCGGGAGGAACGCTTGCTATACTACCCCGCTGCCGAGGCCGGAGCCTACTAGGTTGTACAAAGTAGCACGTTTAAGAACTAGATAGAACCCTAGACTATGCGGCGTACCACTAGCCTAGGTATTAAACCAGAGCTAAGCCCTATTTGCAATGCGAATTACAAGATCAGGTACGAGAGGTTGCTCGTCCGGTTTTCCCTCGCCCTTTCAGGCTTGGCCGGATTTACTCCCTTCTCATATACCCTCCAAGACCGTTTTAGTAGGCCGCACGCCAGAGCTGCCTCGTGGGCTACTTTTTATTTTCCGCAATATTCATTTATATGGGCAAACGAAAAAATCGACTCACGGCCACCAAACCACAAAACCATTTTGCACGCATTTTTTTCAAGAGTGCATATACCGACTATTTCGACCAAGGCGAATCGAATGGTAgttgtcagacattacgtgtattcggtccattgatCCAGATTTGTATATTCATCTTGTATTATGTTCAAGTTCTGCCCCTTAAAGgtttaccatttcggctgtaatcttaaagtatccctgcttgcacgtgacaCCCAGTGCCTGTTCAACAGTAGTAGTCTCATCTTTATATGATATCTATAGCTACCgtgttatgttatgttatgttatgttatgttatgttatgttatgttatgttatgttatgttatgttatgttatgttatgttatgttatgttatgtatatttttcgtccggggggccgTAGGCCCCGAAAGTCCCCTAAtggggcacaggacgtgctggGCTAGGGAAAATCGGATCTATCTAAACGCTAAGTACAGAAAGCCATTGGTTACGGGGGATTAGTCATTCGCGACGCGAAATTAGACACCCCCCTCGAAATCCAATTTCTACGAACGCGTCGACAGATTACACactatccagcatatcatcggcacaaatGGCGCATCGTACCGAGCCTgttacccgtcagcgggatgaCCAGGCGTGGCTGCAAAATTGCAGCCGTTCATCAGTCCTGATGTCAGAGAAGCTGAGATCAGCTTGTGCACGCGGCAGCTCGGGACTGCCTCAAATGTTCTCGGCCAGATGAAGGGCGCAGCAACGCCCTTCACCCGGCCATGAATATGTATGAGAGAGAAAGGTGACAAAGGAAATATGAAAGGATAAAGAGGGAAGGAGAGTTGCGAGTGCCTCTCGGGTCGCGGTCGCCTAATAGCGAGGACAAATCTTTCCAAAGAACGCGCTGTTCTTGGACAAGTCGACAAATTTGGTGAAGTCTCTTCCCATTGTAAGGTTGACCGCTGCATTCGGTGAGGGTGCGAGCCTCATCCGATGGCGCGGCGGCACCTTTctgcagtagaagatgtGATCCGGTGCTTTGCGTCGGCCGCATGAGCAGACCAGGCGTGCATCGTCGTGGTCGAATCTCTCGTGGTACGCAGCGAAGTCTCCATGGAGGGATCTCGCTGCCAGCAGATGGTGCAAGGCTACACGCGGGAGTGATAGCTCCGGCGGGCAGCCTATagtcgccttgagattgagtctcTTGTACTGCTCAGGAGCGGAAGCGGACCACCATGCCTTGAATGTGTCCTTCGGTTTTTGTCTTGCGATCCTTCGTAGGTAAGCCAACGTTGAGCGAGCACCTTCGGGCTCGGGgagtgatgatgctgcttttGCCAGTTTGTCGGCCTGTTCGTTGCCAGGGATGTCAGTGTGTCCTGGTACCCAACGGACCTGGACGGCTCCATGCGATGTCACCAGAGCCTGGAACTCGAGAAAGATGTGTTGAGAGGAGTCGGATGGTGTGCCTTGCAGGCACGTGGCGGCCGCCAGGTTATCTAGGCAGATGAAAATGTTTTGTGTTGCTGATTCTCGCAGGTTTAGGGCAGCCTTGAGGCCCTCCAACGCCCCGGTAGCTTCGGCGTCGAAGACCTCAGCAGGTCCAAGGCGATCCGATCCATCAAAGATAGGCAAGTCGTCCTGGTGAATGGTGAAGCCGTAGCTTGCAACCCCTTTCTCGGACAGAGAGCCGTCCGAGTAGACGACCAAGGTGAGCGGGTCGAGTGACTTGACCCAGCGGAGGAAAGCCTCAGCTGTCTTCTCTTTCGATGCTGTCTGTAGTGGTGGCATCTGTTCTTGTTGGAAGCGTTTCTGGATGAGCTTGGGACGCGCGCACTGCCCTAGAAGCTCGTCTGTGCGTCGGAGACGTGTTCTAAAGCTGCTTTCTGCTTGTGCTTGGTATTTGCgcttgatgagatcatgGTAAGTAGGCTGACGCGGTGGCGCCGCTCTTCTCACAAGAGGATGGGTGTCGTCGAGTGATTTGAGTCGTGCGGAGAACCTGAGTCGTCTGGCTTCGAGCAGTTGATCGACTGGTGGTATCCCACTTTCTCTGTGCAAGATGGTGATGGGTGTCGTTTTCCAGACGGGCACTATAGCTCTCATGGATTGATTCAAGGCTTTGTTCATTCTCTGTATGAGATGCTGGTTACTAGACGGTGTGTCTTTGTTGGGCTGGCTCCACCGCGGCCTGTTGGTGCCCGGGTACCACGCTTCAGATCCGTGGA is part of the Fusarium oxysporum Fo47 chromosome VII, complete sequence genome and harbors:
- a CDS encoding P-loop containing nucleoside triphosphate hydrolase protein, giving the protein MGPYNWCIPVRTSNPVHQTNSLPPRIEDGRDEPFIPDSDGEFLMPPSHNSSIAVLKVPTNKPAQICTHAGPTVMPAVQPDFASLSQRLITPGIAAPRVRAIASNSSQTAKATPGNSFNELPRKTHPESSQTLFLLNQLSSQPLTLTKWSQFMEKLIQQNDKNFIKATHERSPKEKRSEVKSEKERSLRPQKAFKQLTAPTDEYRALCLDTDEDEVRLDDLIDEIQAVEHVLLKTIDGTGLDVANFLGTVQKPTHGRPPASVIVKDTQPMFQKSANMSMMSNVATLASEMDTAKPSNAPYQSRPATRSSMADPMPVDAEFDVDDDGFSSLDELQLPSVLKAVRNLAPVSRSPPQATRRHPGDEFSDFRHDEEMLAFAQDYETRQSHVPISQDFREVVSVTTGNAGAVAKPLTSSKKLLTSVAPESIPAELMKHPWSPEVQRMLKDRFRMTGFRHNQLEAINATLGGKDAFVLMPTGGGKSLCYQLPAVIKTGKTQGITIVVSPLLSLMQDQVDHMKALGIQAVAFNGEYSAEYKRQVMTAFEKRSPEDYIELLYVNPEMVSKNTTFNKGMRTLHHKGKLARIIIDEAHCVSQWGHDFQPDYKTLGEVRQRYPGVPVMALTATATQNVIIDIRHNLGMDNCQTFSQSFNRPNLHYEVHGKTTNAKCMDEIASLIMSKYANQSGIVYTVTRKNAEKVAESLSIQGITARHYHAGLDPQRRLRYNCLAAGPGQDCRCNNCVRRGHRQARREETGRAGRDGEPSDCILFYGKQDIRILKKLIADGEGNNEQKERQMTMLNRVTAFCDNKSDCRRVEILRYFGEDLSAEQCRKTCDNCKAGLIFEQREFSEDAIAAIRVVQAQRRITAVQCADILMGRKYPPMRHVAQTTAEKAFHENNQVGHHGMAIQYLKLGSTYRLFLSGQRKLMLSIQVQEESATNKLSKTRSKQASKKPKDQDVTAMPSLYVSLPVGRWKKKTLTVKSDDENGSMTLNGYANDRFMINDDEDEEAFEALPDHQPLKPPSRSPGLLMSISAELKDLNEIHRDIVDDFVREAKVAGEKIRKREGLRSPLFTEKMLRVMAIQWTTSLDKMSKIPGIQPDKVMIHGPEILLILWRYYSGYREVMDPKRSGGNGQEIVDLLSSDAEMGEDAYEDEDGEDSPYFNTNRHADIRV